GCATCCGGCACCACCACACTGGTACTGCCCGCCGTGGAGCGCGGGGACCTGCCACTGTGTGCAATCGGTGATCTCAACGCCGATGTGGTGTTGTGGGAAGACGGCCAGAATCCGCACCGCATTGTCGCCGACTTGGTGGGCCACGTGGGCACCCTCGCAGTGGGAGCCTCTTTGACCGCTGACCACTTGATTCCTATCCAGGATCTCACCGGAGCCAAGACTGTGTTGGCCGGAGACCTTCTGAAGGAACTGTTCATGCGCAAGGACGCCGCTGAGATTGATCAGCTGCGCGAGGCCGGCGCCGCTATTGACCGCGTTCACGCTCGAGTGCCGGGCATGCTGCGCGCAGGTCGCACTGAGCGCGAGGTCGCCGACGAGATCTCGGCTGCCATCCTGGAGGAGGGGCACGTCGCCATTGACTTCGTCATTGTCGGCTCCGCTGAAAATGGCGCGAATCCGCACCACGATTTCTCCGACCGCGTCATCGAGGAAGGCGACGTGGTGGTCGTCGATATCGGAGGCACCTTGCCGCTTGGCTACCACTCCGATTGCACGCGCACCTATGTCGTCGGCAAGCCGGGGGAGAAGGAAGCTGCAGCGTGGGCAGCTCTGCGCAAGGCGCAGGAAGCTGCCGTGGCGGCGGTGCGCCCCGGCGTGACGGCCGCAGAGATCGATGCGATTGCGCGTAATAGCCTCACCGCTGCGGGCTACGGCGAGTACTTCATTCACCGCACTGGTCATGGCATTGGCCTGTCCACGCATGAAGAACCGTTCATTATGGCTGGCAATGAGCTCAAGCTCGAGCCTGGCATGGCGTTTTCGGTGGAGCCGGGCGTGTACCTGCCGGGTGAGTTCGGTATGCGCCTGGAAGACATCATCGTTGTCACCGAAGACGGCGGAGAATCGGTCAATAATGGTCCGCACGATTTAATTACCGTCTAATCAAGGCTTAGAGGAAAGGTATTTTCTAGCGCATGGGACACGTACTCGTTCTTGGTGCCACCAGCGAGATCGGCGGGGAAGTTGCCGCGCGACTGGCCAACCACAACACCTTCACGCTCGCTGCGCGCCGCACTGAGGCGCTCGACGGCATTGCCGGTCGGCTCATCGACTCCGGTGCCGTCGCGGTGCACCGCATCCACTTTGATGCCGATGACATCGCCGCACACCGTCAGTTTGTTGAGCACGCCTGGCAGCACGGTCCCATCGACACGGTGATTGTCGCGTTCGGCATCCTCGGTGATCAACGGAAGTGTGAGGAGTCCGGCGAGGCTGCTGCGGCAGTCATTCATACCGACTTCACAGCACAGGCATCGATTCTCACTGAGATTGTCGCGCGCATGGAGTCCGACATCGCCTCCGGCACGCTGCCTGTGCGCGATAAGGTCGCGGGCCGCATCATGGCCTTTTCCTCTATCGCAGGTGCCCGCGTGCGCCGCGCCAACTACGTCTACGGTTCGGCGAAGGCCGGCCTCGACGGTTTCCTCCAGGGCATGCAGGACCGCCTGCACGGGAGCCATATTCAGCTGACGATTGTCCGGCCGGGCTTCGTCATCGGCCGCATGACCGAAGGCATGAAGCCAGCGCCGATGTCCTCGCGCCCCGCCGAGGTCGCGGAGGCCGCCGTCACTGCTTTCGACGGTCGGAAGCCCCACGTCTGGGTGCCGCGTAAATTGGCATTGCTCGCACGCGCCACACATCTGACTCCGCGCTGGATTTGGCGGAAGATGCCCCGATGAGCCCAAAGCTTCGCGTCGTCGGCATCGGCTGCGACGGGTACCCTGGCCTATCCGCCCGCGCTGTCGAGGCGTTGTCGTCGGCTCGCCGCATCATTGGCTCTCCCCGTCAGCTCCATTTGCTTGCCGACGTCAACCTGGACGCCGACCTCTCACCTTGGCCAGGTGGCTTCTGGAAGGATTGGCGGGCCACCCTGGCAGATATTGACCCCGCAGTCGATGTCATCCTCGCCAGTGGCGATCCCATGTTCCACGGTGTCGGCGTGTCCCTGGTCCGGGAGCTCGGCCGTGGCGCCGTGGAGGTTATTCCAGCGCCATCGTCAGCCTCATTGGCCTGCGCTTACCTCGGCTGGCCCTTGCATGACACTCCGGTGATTTCGCTGGTGACAGGCGAGCCGGGGCTACCTGGTGCCGCGCGTGTCGTACCGGTAGCGGATTCACTACGGCCCTTCCTGGTGCTGTGCCGAAACGCGGACTCAGTGAAAGAGGTCGCTACGGTTTTAGCCGACCGCCCAGACACCAAGCTCACCGCGCTGACCAATCTCGGCGGCACGGAAGCTACAGGGCTGCCGGAGTCCGTTGCCGCAGGCACGGTGGCGAACCCACCAGTTCCAGCTGGCAACCTCACGGTGCTGGCGGTGGAGCCGTCGGGAAGCGCGCGCGGCTGGCTGCGCGACGGTGACTTTGATTCAGATGGCCAGCTGACGAAGGCGCCGATTCGCCAAATGACGGTCGCTGCGTTGGATCCGCGGCCGGGAGCGCTGCTGTGGGATGTCGGCGGTGGCACGGGGTCGATTGGCATTGAGTGGGCTCGGCACGGCGGACGTGCGGAAATTTTCGAGCGCGATGCTGTTCGTGCAGAGCGAATTGCTAAGAATGTGGCGGCTCTGTCTGGCAATGTGACCGTCCACCGCGGAGCGGCACCAGCGGTGTTGGCGGACTCGAATCTTCGCCCAGATGCCATTTTCATCGGCGGAGGTCTCACTGCTGACGGAATGATTGAAACCTGTTGGCAACGCCTTGCCCCGGGAGGCACCATCGTCGCAAACACCGTGACGCTGGAGTCGGAGGCTCTGCTGTGGCAGGCGCGTCGCGACTATGGCGGGGATGTCACCCGGCTTTCCGTGGAGCGCGCAGGTGCAGTCGGCAGTTTCACTGCGTGGCGCCCTACGTTGCCGGTGGTGCAGTGGGTGGCGGAGAAGCCAGTAGAGCCTGCGCTACCATAGACGTAATTTCTCTGTCTAGAAAATATTGAGGACTCTGTAACTCACAATGACTGTGTATTTCATCGGTGCAGGCCCGGGGGCAGCGGATTTGCTGACGCTGCGCGCGGACCGGCTTATTCGTTCCTGCCCAGTGTGCCTTTACGCGGGATCGATTGTCCCGCCTGAGGTGCTGGAACACTGCCCCGAAGGCGCAGAGATCATCAACACCGCGCGAATGCCGCTGGATACCATCATCGAAACCATTCAGGCAGCGCATGCGGCGGGCAAGGATGTCGCACGCCTGCAGTCCGGCGACCCGTCGGTGTGGTCGGCGCTGGCAGAACAGGTCCGTCGTCTCAGCGAGCTCGGCATTGACTACGAAATCGTTCCGGGTGTGCCGGCATTTTCCGCGGCGGCGGCCGCTCTGGGCCACGAGCTCACGGTGCCAACTGTTGGCCAGTCGGTGGTGCTGACTCGTATCTCCGGGCGCGCTTCCAAGATGCCGGAGGGCGAGACCCTGGAGAACTTCGGCCGCACGGGCGCAACTCTGTGCATTCACTTGGCCGCCCACGACATCGATCGTGTGGTCGAGGAGCTCACCCCGCATTATGGTGAGCACGGTCCGGTGGCAGTCGTGGCTTTCGCATCCCGTCCGGAACAGGTTATTCTCCGCGGCACGCTGTCTGATATCGCGCAGCAGGTCAAGGATGCAGGTGTGACTCGTACGGCTGTCATCATTGTCGGCAAGGTGCTCACCGCCGAGGCGTTCCCGGATAGCTACCTCTACAGCGATGATCGTCCACGCGATGAACACGGACGGACCATTCCATGCGTGCACTAATTCTGGGTGGAACTGCTGAAGCCCGCGCCCTGGCCAAGCGCTTAGTGGGCGAGGGCTGGTTTGTCACCTCTTCACTGGCCGGTCGCGTTTCTAACCCGAAGCTGCCCGTCGGCAATGTCCGCATTGGCGGTTTTGGCGGTCCCGCAGGACTGACTCGGTGGCTCATCTCCGATGCCACTGAAGTCATCATCGATGCCACGCATCCGTATGCAGAACAGATCAGCGAATCTGCTGCTGAAGCTGCCCGAGCCACCGGTATTCCGCTTGTTGCGCTGCATCGCCCTGCGTGGGAGAAGCAGCCTGGCGACAACTGGATTGAGGTGTCCTCCATGCAGGAGGCCGCGGACGTTGTTGCCGACCGTTTCTACAGCCCGTTTCTCACTATTGGCCGTCAGCAGCTTGCTCCATTTGCCGGTGATTCCAACGGCCGTTACCTCATTCGCTGTGTGGAACAGCCCGCGCCGCCGCTGCCGAAGAATCGGAAGATTATTCTCAGCCGTGGGCCTTACGATGTCGCAGCGGAGCGCAAGCTCATGCGGGATTACGCCGTGGACTGCGTGGTAACCAAAAACTCCGGTGGTGCTGCTACTTACGCCAAGATTGAGGCAGCCCGCGACCTGAAGAAGCCGGTCGTTATCGTGCAGCGCCCGCAGCTGCCCGGCGCGGATATCGCCACCGTCGCCACAACGGTGGATGAGGCGTACAACGCCGTCATCCGCCGGGCATAGCGGCTAACGCAGCAACTCGCCAGTTCCGCTGGTGCCGCCCTCACCGTAGTGGCGTGCGGTGTAGACCCGAGTGGTCTTGCCGGCACGATACGCCTTTGTCGACGACGAACCAATAATCACCATGGTCCGCATATCGACGACATCCGGGTCGAACTCCGCCAGCGTGGTCACGGTGACGTGTTCCTGCTCCGAGCCGACTGCCCGCGCCACAATCACAGGCGTTGTCGGCTCGCGGTATTCCAAAGCCAAGGCACGCAGCTCTCGAATCTGCCATCTCCGCGACTTGGAGGCCGGGTTGTAGACAGCAAACGCCATGTCCGCACCGGCTACAGCACGCACTCGCTTAACGACGACCTCCCAGGGCTTCAACCTGTCGGAGAGACTGAGCATCGCAAAGTCATGGCCAAGGGGAGCACCCACTCGACTTGCGACAGCCTGAGCAGCAGTCATGCCCGGCACGACTCGAACTGGAATGTTTCGCCACATATCGTCGTCAGCGACTTCCAGCACTGCGGCCGCCATGGCGAAGACCCCCGGGTCACCGGAACTGACCACCGCAACTCGACCTCCACGCTTGGCTATATCCAGCGCCATAGTGGCTCTCTCTGCCTCTACGCGGTTGTCGGAGAG
The sequence above is drawn from the Corynebacterium jeikeium genome and encodes:
- a CDS encoding aminopeptidase P family protein, whose protein sequence is MATMSNGIFSFDIYQQRLDRTAELLRSRDADAAVFGTGADLQYLIGSAVTSHERLTALVVTASGTTTLVLPAVERGDLPLCAIGDLNADVVLWEDGQNPHRIVADLVGHVGTLAVGASLTADHLIPIQDLTGAKTVLAGDLLKELFMRKDAAEIDQLREAGAAIDRVHARVPGMLRAGRTEREVADEISAAILEEGHVAIDFVIVGSAENGANPHHDFSDRVIEEGDVVVVDIGGTLPLGYHSDCTRTYVVGKPGEKEAAAWAALRKAQEAAVAAVRPGVTAAEIDAIARNSLTAAGYGEYFIHRTGHGIGLSTHEEPFIMAGNELKLEPGMAFSVEPGVYLPGEFGMRLEDIIVVTEDGGESVNNGPHDLITV
- a CDS encoding SDR family NAD(P)-dependent oxidoreductase encodes the protein MGHVLVLGATSEIGGEVAARLANHNTFTLAARRTEALDGIAGRLIDSGAVAVHRIHFDADDIAAHRQFVEHAWQHGPIDTVIVAFGILGDQRKCEESGEAAAAVIHTDFTAQASILTEIVARMESDIASGTLPVRDKVAGRIMAFSSIAGARVRRANYVYGSAKAGLDGFLQGMQDRLHGSHIQLTIVRPGFVIGRMTEGMKPAPMSSRPAEVAEAAVTAFDGRKPHVWVPRKLALLARATHLTPRWIWRKMPR
- a CDS encoding bifunctional cobalt-precorrin-7 (C(5))-methyltransferase/cobalt-precorrin-6B (C(15))-methyltransferase; the encoded protein is MSPKLRVVGIGCDGYPGLSARAVEALSSARRIIGSPRQLHLLADVNLDADLSPWPGGFWKDWRATLADIDPAVDVILASGDPMFHGVGVSLVRELGRGAVEVIPAPSSASLACAYLGWPLHDTPVISLVTGEPGLPGAARVVPVADSLRPFLVLCRNADSVKEVATVLADRPDTKLTALTNLGGTEATGLPESVAAGTVANPPVPAGNLTVLAVEPSGSARGWLRDGDFDSDGQLTKAPIRQMTVAALDPRPGALLWDVGGGTGSIGIEWARHGGRAEIFERDAVRAERIAKNVAALSGNVTVHRGAAPAVLADSNLRPDAIFIGGGLTADGMIETCWQRLAPGGTIVANTVTLESEALLWQARRDYGGDVTRLSVERAGAVGSFTAWRPTLPVVQWVAEKPVEPALP
- the cobM gene encoding precorrin-4 C(11)-methyltransferase, with translation MTVYFIGAGPGAADLLTLRADRLIRSCPVCLYAGSIVPPEVLEHCPEGAEIINTARMPLDTIIETIQAAHAAGKDVARLQSGDPSVWSALAEQVRRLSELGIDYEIVPGVPAFSAAAAALGHELTVPTVGQSVVLTRISGRASKMPEGETLENFGRTGATLCIHLAAHDIDRVVEELTPHYGEHGPVAVVAFASRPEQVILRGTLSDIAQQVKDAGVTRTAVIIVGKVLTAEAFPDSYLYSDDRPRDEHGRTIPCVH
- a CDS encoding cobalt-precorrin-6A reductase, yielding MRALILGGTAEARALAKRLVGEGWFVTSSLAGRVSNPKLPVGNVRIGGFGGPAGLTRWLISDATEVIIDATHPYAEQISESAAEAARATGIPLVALHRPAWEKQPGDNWIEVSSMQEAADVVADRFYSPFLTIGRQQLAPFAGDSNGRYLIRCVEQPAPPLPKNRKIILSRGPYDVAAERKLMRDYAVDCVVTKNSGGAATYAKIEAARDLKKPVVIVQRPQLPGADIATVATTVDEAYNAVIRRA